In Aureibaculum algae, the following are encoded in one genomic region:
- a CDS encoding MATE family efflux transporter, with the protein MNLKTYTSEFRYNLKLAYPVMLGMIGHTLVSFIDNIMVGQMGTAELAAVSLGNSFVFIAMSLGIGFSTAITPLVAEADGEKNIEKGKQTFNHGLILCTVLGIVLFLMILAIKPLMYHMSQPEEVVALAIPYLDLVAFSLIPLIIFQGFKQFADGLSQTKYAMYATIIANVINVVLNYLLIFGKFGFPEMGIIGAAIGTLVSRIVMLGYIWLLLKSKTKFKPYFERFSFKNIKKSILKKIINLGFPSALQMFFEVAIFTAAIWLSGVLGKNPQAANQIALNLSSMTFMVAMGLSVTAMIRVGNQKGLKNFKELRRIAFSIFILTFFLDIIFALVFMIFNQELPRIYVDEYDLVNQIDNLEVVSIAAKLLLVSAVFQISDGLQVAVLGALRGLQDVKIPTIITFIAYWLIGFPISYFLGKEDVYGSVGIWLGLLAGLTASGILLYIRFNYLTKKLINQSI; encoded by the coding sequence TTGAATCTTAAAACATATACATCAGAATTTCGCTATAATTTAAAATTGGCTTACCCAGTTATGCTAGGCATGATTGGTCATACGTTGGTTAGTTTTATTGATAATATTATGGTGGGTCAAATGGGAACTGCTGAATTGGCAGCGGTATCTTTAGGAAATAGTTTTGTTTTTATAGCGATGAGTTTGGGTATTGGTTTTTCAACTGCGATTACGCCTTTAGTTGCAGAAGCAGATGGTGAAAAAAATATAGAAAAGGGAAAACAAACTTTTAATCATGGCTTAATTTTATGCACCGTTCTCGGGATTGTTTTATTTTTAATGATCTTGGCGATAAAACCGTTGATGTATCATATGAGCCAACCAGAAGAAGTGGTAGCATTAGCAATTCCTTATTTAGATTTGGTTGCTTTTTCTTTAATTCCATTAATTATTTTTCAGGGTTTTAAACAATTTGCAGATGGCTTGTCACAGACCAAGTACGCCATGTATGCTACCATTATCGCAAATGTTATAAATGTAGTGTTGAATTATTTATTGATTTTTGGAAAATTTGGATTTCCAGAAATGGGTATTATCGGAGCAGCGATTGGAACATTGGTTTCAAGGATTGTAATGTTGGGTTATATATGGTTATTGTTAAAATCAAAAACAAAATTCAAACCTTATTTTGAGCGATTTAGTTTTAAAAATATAAAGAAAAGTATACTCAAAAAAATAATAAATCTTGGCTTTCCTTCAGCCTTGCAAATGTTTTTTGAGGTGGCTATTTTTACGGCTGCCATTTGGTTAAGCGGTGTATTGGGTAAAAATCCACAAGCGGCAAATCAAATTGCACTAAACTTGTCTTCCATGACTTTTATGGTGGCTATGGGCTTAAGTGTTACCGCAATGATTAGAGTAGGGAATCAAAAAGGATTAAAAAACTTTAAGGAATTGCGACGTATTGCTTTTTCCATATTTATACTGACCTTCTTTTTAGATATTATTTTCGCATTGGTATTTATGATATTCAATCAAGAGTTGCCAAGAATTTACGTAGATGAATATGACCTAGTCAATCAAATTGATAACTTAGAAGTGGTGAGTATCGCTGCTAAATTATTATTAGTGTCTGCTGTTTTTCAAATTTCTGACGGATTACAAGTTGCTGTGTTGGGGGCCTTAAGAGGTTTACAAGATGTTAAGATACCTACGATAATAACTTTCATTGCCTATTGGCTAATTGGTTTTCCCATTTCTTATTTTTTAGGAAAGGAAGATGTGTATGGTAGTGTGGGGATCTGGTTAGGATTGTTGGCAGGTTTAACTGCCTCTGGAATATTATTGTATATTCGATTTAATTATTTAACCAAGAAATTAATTAATCAAAGCATTTAA
- a CDS encoding tryptophan-rich sensory protein — MNAIKNQQKFSILNSLSVIIAIGINYYSQVYKVNGNTIGGLSDKYTNLFTPAGYAFSIWGIIYLGLIAFCGFQIYQTFKLKKINEFINQTGYWFALTNLANAAWVFAWLYENTLLSLGIMLVMLISLTKIILNTNMERYDASKKIIAFYWWPICIYSGWITVATIANITAYLAKIEWSGFGISEIQWTIIMIIVATLLNALMIYKRNMREFALVGVWALIAIYVKQQNEYESIAYTALIGALILFGYVMYHGFKNRKTNPFFLKQP, encoded by the coding sequence ATGAACGCTATAAAAAATCAGCAAAAGTTTTCTATACTTAATTCCTTATCCGTAATTATTGCTATTGGAATTAATTATTATTCTCAAGTTTATAAAGTTAATGGAAATACGATTGGCGGTCTCAGCGATAAATACACCAACTTATTTACACCTGCTGGGTATGCTTTTTCTATTTGGGGTATTATTTATTTAGGACTAATTGCTTTTTGTGGTTTTCAAATTTATCAAACATTCAAGCTCAAAAAAATTAATGAATTTATTAACCAAACGGGTTATTGGTTTGCATTAACCAATTTAGCAAATGCAGCTTGGGTATTCGCATGGCTCTATGAAAACACGCTACTTTCTTTAGGTATTATGCTTGTAATGCTTATTTCTTTGACAAAAATAATTTTAAATACAAATATGGAGCGTTACGATGCTTCCAAAAAAATAATTGCGTTTTATTGGTGGCCAATTTGTATCTATTCTGGATGGATTACAGTTGCCACTATCGCCAATATTACGGCTTACTTGGCCAAAATTGAATGGAGTGGCTTTGGTATCTCTGAAATACAATGGACTATTATCATGATAATTGTTGCGACGTTATTAAATGCTCTTATGATTTACAAACGAAATATGAGAGAATTTGCCTTAGTTGGGGTTTGGGCATTGATAGCCATATATGTAAAACAGCAAAATGAATATGAAAGCATTGCTTATACGGCTTTAATAGGAGCCCTTATTCTGTTCGGCTATGTTATGTATCATGGATTTAAAAACAGAAAAACCAATCCGTTTTTCCTAAAACAACCTTAG
- a CDS encoding gliding motility-associated C-terminal domain-containing protein: MNKIFTFIFLSIGQLLVGQTAFHNFGDIQIHDEGKIGFHTNLINDGMFNSNLGLAGFYGEDLLNVSGTSIAEFYNSEIDVLDGLNLETSMGVYNTLEFINGKVFTPRNDLDITLDFLQANYNGESDYEHVDGYAALFGNIDFTFPIGDEDKLRPLSISKPNSISTFKSAYFYEDPNSPTTFTTLFDTNSFAPILSKVNDKEFWDLDGDQAVEVTLTWDLDSDIKNLTEDIELLRVVGWNNKTLRWDSLGRNDVSGDLEEGDITSISFVPDDYEVLTIAAEPSGNDFTINTGFSPNGDGLNDYFEIAGLDLSQENSIEVFDRWGELVYEKQNYDNTWGGISENSITVTEGIVVPVGTYYFLLELKDKITKKNRTYRGWVYINY; the protein is encoded by the coding sequence ATGAATAAGATATTCACATTTATATTCCTATCAATTGGGCAACTTTTAGTAGGGCAGACAGCATTTCATAACTTTGGTGATATTCAAATTCACGACGAAGGTAAAATCGGCTTCCATACCAACCTAATTAATGACGGTATGTTTAATAGCAACCTGGGTCTTGCTGGGTTTTATGGAGAAGATCTATTGAATGTTTCAGGTACCTCAATAGCCGAGTTTTACAACTCAGAAATTGATGTGTTAGACGGTTTAAATTTGGAAACATCAATGGGTGTTTATAATACGTTAGAATTTATTAATGGAAAGGTTTTTACGCCTAGAAATGATTTAGATATCACATTAGACTTTTTGCAAGCCAATTATAATGGAGAGTCTGATTATGAACATGTAGATGGTTATGCAGCCCTATTTGGAAATATCGATTTTACATTTCCTATTGGAGACGAAGATAAGTTAAGACCCTTATCGATATCAAAACCTAATTCAATTTCAACTTTTAAAAGTGCCTACTTTTATGAGGACCCTAATAGTCCGACTACATTTACAACACTTTTTGATACCAACAGCTTCGCTCCTATTCTTTCTAAAGTAAATGACAAAGAGTTTTGGGATTTGGATGGTGACCAAGCTGTAGAAGTCACACTTACCTGGGATCTTGATAGTGATATTAAAAACCTTACGGAAGATATTGAATTATTACGAGTAGTGGGTTGGAATAACAAAACACTTCGTTGGGATAGTTTAGGTAGAAATGACGTTTCTGGCGATTTAGAAGAAGGTGATATTACATCTATTTCATTTGTACCAGATGACTATGAAGTGTTAACGATTGCTGCTGAACCTAGTGGAAATGATTTTACTATAAATACTGGATTTTCACCAAATGGAGATGGACTTAATGATTATTTTGAAATAGCTGGTTTAGATTTATCTCAAGAAAATTCAATCGAAGTTTTTGACCGTTGGGGAGAACTCGTATATGAAAAACAAAATTACGACAATACATGGGGTGGTATATCAGAAAATAGTATTACCGTTACCGAAGGTATAGTTGTACCCGTAGGAACCTATTATTTTTTATTGGAACTAAAAGATAAAATAACAAAAAAGAATAGAACTTATAGAGGATGGGTTTATATTAACTATTAA
- a CDS encoding CAP domain-containing protein yields MKVLFKYSILLLLFVSISSCSEDNTDEVFVETSITDKIFNLVNAHRESKGLEILSRNTTADNLAIDHSKYMIAKDKISHDNFSSRANNLKRNENAKGTGENVAYGYNTAEKVVTAWLNSSEHKDNIEGNFTHTGIAAVQNAEGTYYFTQLFYR; encoded by the coding sequence ATGAAAGTCCTATTTAAATATAGTATTTTACTATTATTATTCGTATCGATATCTTCATGTTCTGAAGATAATACGGATGAAGTTTTCGTTGAAACAAGTATTACTGATAAAATATTTAATTTAGTAAATGCTCATAGAGAAAGTAAGGGACTTGAAATACTATCAAGAAATACTACTGCTGATAATCTTGCCATTGACCATAGCAAATATATGATTGCAAAAGATAAGATTAGCCACGATAATTTTAGTTCGAGAGCTAATAACTTAAAAAGAAATGAAAATGCAAAAGGTACCGGTGAAAATGTAGCTTATGGTTATAATACAGCCGAAAAAGTGGTCACTGCATGGTTAAACAGTTCAGAACATAAAGATAATATCGAAGGCAATTTTACACATACAGGTATCGCTGCTGTTCAAAACGCTGAAGGTACTTATTATTTTACGCAACTTTTTTACAGATAA
- a CDS encoding L-serine ammonia-lyase → MECISVFDMLKIGVGPSSSHTLGPWRAAERWIKELKASHKFDTVEKITVDLYGSLSLTGKGHATDYAVLLGLSGADPETIPTQSIEAIIAAIKINKALSFNNEKILAFNPETDIVFNRKFLPFHANGMTFTATISGKKSRSTLYSIGGGFVVKEERKNSKKNKQIFSNTFPYPIRLGTELLAYCKDQNLSISDVVLENEKELRTPEKIDYEFHRIWNTMLECMYTGCHTEGNLPGGLNVRRRAFDTHKNLIGVSLYNNPQEWLESIRNTEVKFRQILKWVSCFALSVNEVNASLGRVVTAPTNGSAGVIPAVLMYYLVIENHEASFNEIKKFLLVAGEIGSIFKKGATISAAMGGCQAEIGVSAAMAAGALTELLGGTPDQVLIAAEIAMEHHLGLTCDPIGGLVQVPCIERNSMGAIKAIHAAELALDTDPINVKVPFDKVVNTMWETAKDMNNKYKETSTGGLAVNVALSDC, encoded by the coding sequence ATGGAATGTATTTCGGTATTTGATATGTTAAAAATTGGTGTAGGACCTTCTAGTTCACACACCTTAGGGCCTTGGCGTGCGGCAGAACGATGGATAAAAGAATTAAAGGCTTCCCACAAATTTGATACCGTTGAAAAAATAACGGTTGATTTATATGGTTCTTTATCCTTAACGGGGAAAGGACATGCTACTGATTATGCCGTATTACTTGGCTTAAGTGGTGCAGACCCTGAAACGATACCTACACAAAGTATCGAGGCTATTATTGCTGCCATAAAAATAAACAAAGCCTTATCTTTTAATAACGAAAAAATACTAGCTTTTAATCCGGAAACGGACATTGTTTTTAACAGAAAATTTCTTCCCTTTCATGCCAATGGAATGACTTTTACAGCTACCATTTCGGGTAAAAAAAGCCGTTCTACCCTCTACTCTATTGGCGGTGGATTTGTAGTGAAAGAAGAACGTAAAAACTCTAAAAAAAATAAACAAATTTTCTCAAATACATTTCCTTATCCCATTAGACTTGGTACGGAGTTATTGGCGTATTGTAAAGATCAAAACCTTTCCATATCTGATGTGGTTTTAGAAAATGAAAAAGAATTACGAACGCCTGAGAAGATTGATTATGAATTCCATCGCATTTGGAATACCATGTTAGAATGTATGTATACGGGCTGCCATACCGAGGGTAATTTACCTGGAGGACTCAATGTAAGACGTCGTGCTTTTGACACTCATAAAAACTTAATTGGTGTATCCTTATATAACAACCCTCAAGAATGGCTTGAATCAATTAGAAATACCGAAGTTAAATTTAGACAAATACTTAAATGGGTAAGTTGTTTTGCCTTAAGTGTTAATGAAGTAAACGCCTCATTAGGGCGTGTAGTGACCGCACCAACAAACGGAAGTGCTGGTGTAATACCCGCCGTATTGATGTATTATTTGGTTATTGAAAACCATGAGGCTAGTTTTAATGAAATTAAAAAATTCTTATTGGTGGCAGGCGAAATTGGTAGTATCTTTAAAAAAGGGGCAACCATATCTGCTGCAATGGGTGGTTGTCAGGCTGAGATTGGTGTTTCAGCTGCGATGGCAGCAGGTGCATTGACCGAATTATTAGGTGGCACACCAGATCAAGTATTAATTGCCGCTGAAATTGCGATGGAACATCATTTAGGTTTGACTTGTGATCCTATCGGTGGTTTGGTACAAGTGCCTTGTATAGAACGTAATTCTATGGGTGCCATAAAAGCCATCCATGCGGCTGAATTGGCTTTAGATACTGATCCTATAAATGTAAAGGTGCCCTTTGATAAGGTAGTAAATACCATGTGGGAAACCGCAAAAGACATGAATAATAAATACAAAGAAACGTCAACAGGTGGCTTAGCCGTTAATGTTGCATTGTCTGATTGTTAA
- the dnaK gene encoding molecular chaperone DnaK produces the protein MSKIIGIDLGTTNSCVSVMEGNEPVVIPNAEGKRTTPSIVAFVDGGERKVGDPAKRQAVTNPTRTVYSIKRFMGNKYSESKKEAERVPYKVVKGDNDTPRVDIDGRMYTPQEISAMILQKMKKTAEDYLGHEVKEAVVTVPAYFNDAQRQATKEAGEIAGLKVSRIINEPTAAALAYGLDKSGADKKIAVYDLGGGTFDISILEIGDGVFEVLSTNGDTHLGGDDFDQVIIDWLADAFKKDENVDLRKDPMALQRLKEAAEKAKIELSSSTQTEINLPYVTVVDNVPKHLVKKLTRAQFEQLAHDLVKRSMDPVAKALKDADLKTTDIDEIILVGGSTRIPKIQEEVKKFFGKEPHKGVNPDEVVAVGAAIQGGVLTGDVKDVLLLDVTPLALGIETMGNVMTKLIEANTTIPTKKSQVFSTAADNQPSVEIHVLQGERAMAADNKTIGRFHLDGIPPAQRGVPQIEVTFDIDANGIINVSAKDKGTGKEHNIRIEASSGLSEDDIKKMKADAEANAESDKQAKETAEKINGADAMIFQTEKQLKEFGEKLSADKKEPIEAALEELKKAHESKDLAQIDTAMEKINEAWKVASEEMYKAEQEGGAAGNAGGEAEGSSATEGDDVQDVDFEEVKED, from the coding sequence ATGAGTAAAATTATAGGAATAGATTTAGGAACAACCAACTCATGTGTTTCTGTAATGGAAGGTAATGAGCCAGTAGTAATTCCTAATGCAGAAGGGAAAAGAACAACTCCTTCTATTGTAGCATTTGTTGATGGTGGCGAACGTAAAGTTGGTGACCCTGCTAAAAGACAAGCAGTAACTAATCCTACAAGAACGGTATATTCAATTAAACGTTTTATGGGTAACAAGTATTCTGAATCTAAAAAAGAGGCAGAACGTGTACCTTATAAAGTGGTTAAAGGAGACAATGATACACCAAGAGTTGATATTGATGGCAGAATGTATACGCCACAAGAAATCTCAGCAATGATATTGCAAAAAATGAAAAAAACAGCCGAAGACTATTTAGGTCATGAGGTTAAAGAAGCTGTTGTAACTGTACCTGCATATTTTAATGATGCACAACGTCAGGCTACAAAAGAAGCTGGTGAAATAGCAGGTTTAAAAGTGAGTCGTATAATCAATGAGCCTACAGCGGCTGCATTGGCATACGGATTAGATAAATCTGGTGCAGATAAAAAAATTGCGGTTTACGATTTAGGTGGTGGTACTTTTGATATCTCTATCTTAGAAATTGGTGATGGTGTTTTTGAAGTATTATCTACAAATGGAGATACACATTTAGGTGGTGATGATTTTGATCAAGTAATTATTGATTGGTTAGCAGATGCCTTTAAAAAAGACGAAAACGTTGATCTTAGAAAAGATCCAATGGCTTTACAACGTTTAAAAGAAGCTGCTGAAAAAGCTAAGATTGAATTATCATCAAGTACACAAACAGAGATTAATTTACCTTATGTTACTGTTGTTGATAATGTACCAAAACACTTGGTAAAAAAATTAACTAGAGCTCAATTTGAACAATTAGCACATGATTTAGTGAAACGTTCAATGGATCCTGTAGCAAAAGCGTTAAAAGATGCTGATCTTAAAACTACTGATATTGATGAAATAATTTTAGTAGGTGGTTCAACTCGTATTCCTAAAATTCAAGAAGAAGTAAAAAAATTCTTTGGTAAAGAGCCACATAAAGGTGTAAACCCTGATGAGGTAGTTGCTGTAGGTGCTGCAATTCAAGGTGGTGTATTAACTGGAGATGTAAAAGATGTACTTTTATTAGATGTTACGCCATTAGCCTTAGGTATTGAAACTATGGGTAATGTAATGACTAAATTAATTGAAGCCAATACGACAATACCAACTAAAAAATCGCAAGTATTTTCAACTGCAGCTGACAACCAGCCTTCAGTAGAAATTCATGTGTTACAAGGTGAGCGTGCTATGGCAGCCGATAATAAAACAATTGGCCGTTTTCATTTAGATGGAATTCCACCAGCACAAAGAGGTGTACCACAAATTGAAGTAACATTTGATATTGATGCCAATGGTATTATCAATGTATCAGCTAAAGATAAAGGTACAGGTAAAGAGCATAACATTCGTATTGAAGCTTCTTCAGGATTGTCAGAAGATGATATCAAAAAAATGAAAGCAGATGCTGAAGCTAATGCTGAATCAGATAAACAAGCAAAAGAAACTGCTGAAAAAATCAATGGTGCTGATGCAATGATTTTCCAAACAGAAAAACAATTAAAAGAGTTTGGTGAAAAATTATCTGCTGATAAAAAAGAACCTATTGAAGCTGCTTTAGAGGAATTGAAAAAAGCACATGAGTCTAAAGACTTGGCACAAATAGATACTGCCATGGAAAAGATAAATGAAGCTTGGAAAGTTGCCTCTGAAGAGATGTACAAAGCAGAACAAGAAGGTGGAGCTGCCGGTAATGCAGGAGGAGAAGCGGAAGGTTCTTCAGCTACTGAAGGTGATGATGTACAAGATGTAGATTTCGAAGAAGTAAAAGAAGATTAA
- a CDS encoding LysE family translocator, giving the protein MAYVFHLFLGIISAFLGLLAPGMLNMTAVRTTIEQGKRAGVVFSAGASAIVFIQASIALVFASYLSENPNVFDNLKIAAIIVFFLLALFFFLQARKTFNAEGKSKKGNLFFIGMVMSAINMLAIPFYFGLTTYFEVNGQLIMEQPYITLFIVGSGLGSFILFVLYVFFAGVITKRAKFIATNINYILSGLFFMLGLIAILKS; this is encoded by the coding sequence ATGGCATATGTTTTTCATCTTTTTTTGGGAATTATATCTGCTTTTTTAGGCTTGTTAGCTCCAGGTATGCTAAACATGACCGCAGTTAGGACAACTATAGAACAAGGAAAGAGGGCAGGGGTAGTATTTTCTGCTGGAGCGTCAGCTATTGTTTTTATTCAAGCTTCAATTGCATTGGTTTTTGCAAGTTATTTAAGTGAAAATCCTAACGTATTTGATAATTTGAAAATAGCAGCAATTATTGTTTTTTTTTTATTGGCACTATTTTTCTTTCTACAAGCTCGAAAAACATTTAATGCAGAAGGGAAGTCAAAAAAAGGGAATTTATTTTTTATAGGAATGGTAATGTCTGCAATAAACATGTTGGCCATTCCTTTTTATTTCGGACTCACCACTTATTTTGAAGTTAATGGTCAGTTAATAATGGAACAGCCTTATATTACTTTGTTTATTGTTGGGTCAGGCTTAGGTTCATTCATCTTATTTGTTCTTTATGTTTTTTTTGCAGGAGTAATAACCAAGCGTGCCAAATTTATTGCCACAAACATAAATTATATTTTAAGTGGACTGTTTTTTATGTTGGGATTAATAGCAATCTTAAAGAGTTAG
- a CDS encoding polysaccharide biosynthesis C-terminal domain-containing protein: MGIVLKQSFTNTLILFLGFAIGGINVLFIYTHFLHEDYYGLNTFLLSTANILSPLMVLGMQHTIIKFFTSFQTKYEQDQFLTSALVMPLFIIIPLGFIGAYTYESIANWLSVENAIIKPYTYLIFLTAIFIGYFEVFYSFSKVQYQSVFGNFIKEMFARICATFLLFAVHFKWITEEQFIYAITIVYGLRMVIMMMYAFTLYKPEFIFKFPKNSREILSYSFYIILAGSASGILLDIDKFMIPQLEQIAEVAYYAVGIYIASVIAIPSRAMQQIINPLTAKELNNNNLKEVLSLYKKSSITLLVAGGLLFLLINLNIQDLYGLINKPEYAVGGMIVLMISISEMYKLALGTNGAILTNSDHYRVFFYFSIAMALSVIFLNKWLIEILGIDGAALATLIVVLVFSTIKIIYIQVKMNMQPFTTKTIAILTVILVLFFAFYFIELPFHALVNIFIKSIAVTIIYTFTVYKFRISEDVNGLINKYIPR; this comes from the coding sequence ATGGGTATTGTTTTAAAACAATCATTTACCAACACCCTGATTCTTTTTTTAGGTTTTGCAATTGGTGGTATTAATGTATTATTTATTTATACGCATTTTTTACACGAAGACTATTATGGTCTTAATACCTTTTTATTATCGACTGCTAATATTTTATCGCCCTTAATGGTACTCGGTATGCAGCATACTATCATTAAATTTTTTACTTCATTTCAAACAAAATACGAGCAAGATCAATTTTTAACCAGTGCATTGGTAATGCCCTTATTTATTATTATACCCTTAGGTTTTATAGGAGCTTATACGTATGAAAGTATTGCAAACTGGTTATCTGTGGAAAACGCAATAATTAAACCCTATACCTATCTTATTTTTTTAACCGCAATTTTTATTGGTTATTTTGAAGTGTTTTATTCTTTTAGTAAAGTGCAGTACCAGTCCGTTTTTGGCAATTTTATCAAAGAGATGTTTGCTCGAATTTGTGCCACTTTTTTATTGTTTGCTGTGCATTTTAAATGGATTACTGAAGAGCAGTTTATATATGCTATTACTATTGTTTACGGGTTACGAATGGTTATAATGATGATGTATGCTTTTACATTATATAAGCCTGAATTTATTTTTAAGTTTCCTAAAAATAGTCGTGAGATTTTGTCCTATTCATTTTATATTATTTTAGCAGGATCGGCAAGTGGAATTTTATTAGATATTGATAAGTTCATGATTCCACAACTGGAGCAAATTGCTGAGGTTGCCTATTATGCAGTAGGTATTTATATAGCTTCAGTTATAGCTATTCCGTCAAGGGCAATGCAGCAAATTATTAATCCGCTAACGGCTAAAGAGCTCAATAACAATAACTTAAAAGAGGTTTTAAGCTTGTATAAAAAAAGTTCTATAACGCTATTAGTAGCTGGAGGGTTATTGTTTTTACTTATCAATTTGAATATTCAAGATTTATATGGATTAATAAATAAACCAGAATATGCAGTAGGAGGGATGATTGTATTGATGATTTCTATTTCCGAAATGTATAAGCTAGCGTTAGGTACAAATGGGGCCATTTTAACTAATTCTGATCATTATAGAGTGTTTTTCTATTTCTCTATAGCCATGGCATTAAGTGTTATCTTTTTAAATAAATGGTTAATAGAAATTTTAGGAATAGATGGTGCTGCCTTAGCAACCTTAATTGTAGTACTAGTTTTTAGTACTATTAAAATTATATACATTCAGGTAAAAATGAATATGCAACCCTTTACAACTAAAACAATAGCAATATTGACTGTGATTTTAGTCCTGTTTTTTGCATTTTATTTTATAGAATTACCATTTCATGCATTGGTAAACATATTTATAAAGTCTATTGCGGTTACTATTATTTATACTTTTACAGTATATAAGTTTCGTATTTCAGAAGATGTAAACGGCTTAATTAATAAATACATTCCTCGATAA
- a CDS encoding DinB family protein, producing the protein MKKEVLKKKHKLIIIFATKGQNFNMIDAIENNLNRGIGLLSIISDEEYSNISVKPYHSSIGIHMRHVLDMFDCIFCGLDSREINLAARKRNTEAEQKTEMGLVYFNEVISNLRCLSSEDLNEVVAVSDDLGLGVVTTKYTVASILSQAHSHAIHHFASIGYIISQLGIELPDADFGYNPTTPKKDVLA; encoded by the coding sequence TTGAAAAAAGAAGTTCTTAAAAAAAAACATAAATTAATTATTATATTTGCCACTAAAGGTCAAAATTTCAACATGATTGATGCTATTGAAAATAATTTAAACCGAGGTATAGGCTTGCTTAGCATTATAAGTGATGAGGAATATAGTAATATTTCTGTTAAACCTTACCACTCAAGTATAGGTATACATATGAGACACGTTTTAGATATGTTCGATTGTATTTTTTGCGGATTAGATTCTAGAGAAATTAATTTAGCAGCTAGAAAACGAAATACAGAAGCAGAACAGAAAACAGAAATGGGTTTGGTGTATTTCAACGAAGTTATAAGCAACTTAAGATGTCTGTCTTCTGAAGATTTAAATGAAGTTGTAGCGGTCTCTGACGATTTAGGATTGGGTGTGGTTACAACCAAATATACTGTAGCTTCAATCTTATCACAAGCTCACAGCCATGCTATTCACCATTTTGCGAGTATTGGTTATATCATCTCCCAATTAGGAATTGAATTGCCTGATGCTGATTTTGGTTATAACCCTACCACACCAAAAAAGGATGTATTGGCTTAA